The Salvelinus namaycush isolate Seneca chromosome 8, SaNama_1.0, whole genome shotgun sequence genome has a segment encoding these proteins:
- the LOC120052047 gene encoding interleukin-6 receptor subunit beta-like, whose amino-acid sequence MDDRSLALVALYIGLNICTATEFSLSPSQPQCVFIAYSNVTCYWTPGQGSPSDTRFTLQVNITGCDDPVIHQSQLCQTITQTHCSVNVTYLSRCYCIRVLADSPHTTASSPSLCLNAIDAVKLPTPVLSNVSAVRGKPRCLKLQWTTNTSFPVTRKHISNGALLFQVQYSTEEQPEPKTVKVDLRPEREQGLFSASTCLFSASTLYTLMMRYRYNSTLSHWSDWSPTQQQCTEVAAPSTVPQLWRTVQPVGGADMRRVTLLWKSPPRSQVKCSVPWFNISCCTEGSQNALHTWVCNALSVSDTSCHLTLPPERCSCTLSMSNPAGISPPATITISSTTDTAPKALVDVSVTALDDSRLEVRWTALESPSLSSFLVEWWALSETASYTPYWQRLSHNASKIIITEGVWPKLCYKVTVRPEYDAETGEELSVEAYTRQEAPSAGPKPVVQELSSSAVVLQWEPVPLEQRHGFIRYYTLYIQSEEETPEVVVVPGDSLRYQLSGLSGLYRIHMVAHTDAGGSPPGPMLDVVVGGVVLVDTILWCSIPTVLTVLILLNCLQWRQRIKQNLWPTVPDPAHSSLSTWNTETKYTTVVFTGGNLRGENTISNKAPVSPLPQQGAETY is encoded by the exons AATTCTCCCTCAGCCCTAGCCAGCCTCAGTGTGTCTTTATTGCGTACTCCAACGTGACCTGCTACTGGACACCTGGACAAGGCTCTCCCTCAGACACGCGCTTCACACTGCAGGTCAACAT AACCGGATGCGATGACCCTGTGATCCATCAGTCCCAACTGTGTCAGACTATTACCCAGACCCACTGCTCTGTTAACGTGACCTATCTGAGCCGCTGCTACTGCATCAGGGTCCTGGCCGACAGCCCTCACACAACAGCAAGCTCACCCAGCCTCTGCCTCAATGCCATAGACGCAG TGAAGCTGCCCACCCCTGTCCTCTCCAATGTGTCAGCAGTGAGAGGCAAACCCAGATGCCTGAAGCTGCAGTGGACTACCAATACCAGCTTCCCGGTGACCAGAAAACATATCTCGAATGGTGCTCTGCTCTTCCAGGTGCAGTACAGCACAGAGGAGCAG CCTGAGCCCAAGACAGTGAAGGTGGACCTGAGAcctgagagagagcagggtctCTTCTCTGCCTCCACGTGTCTCTTCTCCGCCTCCACTCTATATACACTGATGATGCGTTACCGATACAATAGTACCCTCAGCCACTGGAGCGACTGGAGCCCAACACAACAGCAGTGTACAGAGGTGGCAg CACCCTCTACTGTCCCTCAGCTATGGAGGACCGTTCAGCCTGTAGGTGGAGCAGACATGAGACGAGTGACTCTGCTGTGGAAG TCCCCACCCAGGAGTCAAGTGAAATGCTCAGTCCCATGGTTTAACATATCCTGCTGTACTGAGGGTTCCCAGAATGCACTGCATACATGGGTCTGCAATGCCCTGAGTGTGTCCGACACTTCCTGTCATCTGACCCTTCCCCCTGAGCGCTGCTCCTGCACACTGAGCATGTCCAACCCTGCCGGCATCTCTCCTCCAGCTACCATCACAATCTCCAGCACCACGGACACAG CACCCAAGGCTCTGGTGGATGTCAGTGTCACAGCATTGGATGATTCCAGACTGGAGGTACGATGGACAGCTCTAGAGTCCCCATCACTAAGCAGCTTCCTGGTGGAGTGGTGGGCTTTATCTGAGACAGCTAGCTATACTCCATACTGGCAAAGACTGAGCCACAATGCAAGCAAAATTATAATCACAG AGGGCGTGTGGCCGAAACTGTGCTACAAAGTGACTGTGAGGCCTGAGTATGATGCAGAGACTGGGGAGGAGCTGTCAGTAGAAGCCTACACCAGGCAAGaag CCCCCTCTGCTGGCCCCAAGCCAGTGGTGCAGGAGCTGAGCAGCAGTGCTGTTGTCCTGCAGTGGGAGCCTGTTCCTCTGGAGCAGAGGCATGGCTTCATCCGCTACTACACCCTCTACATCCAGAGTGAAGAAGAAACTCCAGAGGTTGTAGTGGTGCCAGGAGACAGCCTGAGGTACCAGTTGAGTGGTTTGTCTGGACTGTACAGGATCCACATGGTGGCTCACACTGATGCAGGAGGGAGTCCTCCTGGTCCAATGCTTGATGTGGTTGTAG GGGGCGTTGTTTTGGTGGACACCATCCTGTGGTGTTCCATTCCTACTGTGCTCACCGTCCTGATACTGCTGAACTGCCTACAGTGGCGACAGAG GATAAAGCAGAATCTCTGGCCTACAGTCCCTGACCCTGCACATAGTAGCCTGTCCACCTGGAACACAGAGACCAAATACACCACAGTTGTTTTCACTGGGGGG AATCTCAGAGGAGAGAACACCATTTCAAATAAAGCCCCAGTGTCCCCACTCCCCCAGCAGGGGGCAGAAACCTATTGA